A segment of the Leclercia adecarboxylata genome:
GGATCTGTTTAACCCATTTGTCCACGCGTTCAGCGGTCAGTTCTGGCTGGCGATCTTCGTCGATGGCGAGACCGACAAAGTTGTTGTCGTCGGCCAGACCTTTAGAAGCTTCGAAGTGGTAACCGGCGGTTGGCCAGTGACCAACAATCACCGCGCCGCGTGGCTCAATGATGTCGCGAATGGTGCCGAGGGCATCGCAGAAGTACTCTGCGTAATCTTCCTGATCGCCGCAGCCGAACAGGGCAACCAGCTTGCCGTTGAAGTCGATCTCTTCCAGAGACGGGAAGAAGTCGTCCCAGTCACACTGCGCTTCACCGTAATACCAGGTCGGGATGCCCAGCAGCAGAATATCGTAACCTTCGATATCTTCTTTGCTGCTTTTCGCAATGTCATGCACATCGGCAACGTCTTTACCTAACTGTTTTTGAATGTTTTTTGCGATATTTTCGGTGTTACCCGTGTCGCTGCCGAAAAAAATGCCGATGATTGCCATGAGTAAAATAACCTCTTGATACTTAATGGTATGGTGGCGCAATTTAGCCACGGATAAGGGCAATCATAGCAGAACAGAGAAGCCTGCGGAAACTGCTATCACGCAGGACTGCACTCTGTGCTACATGAAAGCAACAAGAAGGGGAGTTTTCTGACTTACGCTTTGCCGTGCCATTTATCGAGCTGCGAAATCAGCATCTCTTCGATAAGCTCACTGCGGCTGATCTCCCGGGCATTCGCCAGCTCATTCAGCGCATCGACGGCTTCAGCATTCAGTTTCAGCTCGACGCGTTTAAGCCCACGACTTTTATCGCGTTTAAGCTGATTGCGCTTATTAATGCGCAGCTGTTCATCACGCGAAAGCGGATTGGTTTTCGGTCGTCCCGGGCGACGCTCATTCGCGAACAGATCTATTGTCGTGCGGTCCGTGTGTTCTTTGGCCATGATTCTGAGACTTCGGGGGAAACAAGACACCCTGCTAATGCCCGGGCGATAAGCGCGCCATCATACATCACCGAAAACGGCACGCCAACGACTGGAGGCCTGCCGGCGACCAGTCGCTCTCTTTTTAATCAATTATTGATGTCAGCGAGGTAACGGCGGATAGCGCGCAGCACCGCGTCAGGTTTTTCAGCATGAACCCAGTGTCCGGCTCCGGCAATGACATGCGCTTTGGCCTGAGGGAATTGCGCCAGCAGCGCATCGCGGTACGCTTCGGTGACATACGGGGAATTGCCGCCAGTGATGAACAGGGTAGAGTGCGGCCACGCCGGGACCGCCTGCCAGCCGACGATCTGGTCATACTGATCCCACAGTACCGGCACGTTGAAGCGCCACTCGCCGTCAACGAAGGATTTCAGCAGGAACTGCACCACGCCTTCTTCATCCAGATGTTCACGCATCAGCGCCGCGGCCTGCTGGCGAGTGCTGACGCCGGCGTCCGTGACGGCGTTAATGGCGGCGAAAATCTCATCGTGGCGACGGACGTCATAATCCACAGGCGCGACGTCGATCACCACCATGCCGGCAATTCGCTCTGGCGCAATTGCCGTCAGCGCCATCACCGCTTTGCCGCCCATTGAATGACCAATCAGGATCGCCTTTTCAATCTTGTATTCATCCAGCGTATCCAGCAGATCCTGAGCCATATCGGCGTAGGTCATCTGCGGCGAGCGCGGCGACAGACCGTGGTTGCGCATATCCACCTGCAGCAGCGCGTGGTCGGTCACCAGATCCCGGGCCAGCACGCCAAGGTTATCCAGGCTGCCAAACAGGCCATGCACCAGGACGATGGGAGAATTATTGTGCGGCGATTGTGCAGATTGCGCTCGGGTATTCAATTTCATGGCAAAGTTCTTTTTTTACGTATGTCAGGTTAGGGTATCATGTTGACCATTCTGCCGCCCGGCTGCAAGGAAACAGTTAAATCTGACTTTTGCCGCCATTCTGGCTTGACGCTATCCGCTGTTGGGTTTTGACCTTATACTCCCAACGACTTGTATTCAGATAAGATATCGCACTGGATTAAGATGAAAACAATCGAAGTTGATGACGAGCTTTATCAGTATATCGCCAGCCAGACGCGGCACATTGGTGAGAGCGCGTCCGACATTTTACGGCGCATGCTGAAAATTGCCGCCGCCTCGCAGT
Coding sequences within it:
- the fldA gene encoding flavodoxin FldA, whose amino-acid sequence is MAIIGIFFGSDTGNTENIAKNIQKQLGKDVADVHDIAKSSKEDIEGYDILLLGIPTWYYGEAQCDWDDFFPSLEEIDFNGKLVALFGCGDQEDYAEYFCDALGTIRDIIEPRGAVIVGHWPTAGYHFEASKGLADDNNFVGLAIDEDRQPELTAERVDKWVKQIREELHLDAILNA
- the ybfE gene encoding LexA regulated protein, with the protein product MAKEHTDRTTIDLFANERRPGRPKTNPLSRDEQLRINKRNQLKRDKSRGLKRVELKLNAEAVDALNELANAREISRSELIEEMLISQLDKWHGKA
- the ybfF gene encoding esterase, encoding MKLNTRAQSAQSPHNNSPIVLVHGLFGSLDNLGVLARDLVTDHALLQVDMRNHGLSPRSPQMTYADMAQDLLDTLDEYKIEKAILIGHSMGGKAVMALTAIAPERIAGMVVIDVAPVDYDVRRHDEIFAAINAVTDAGVSTRQQAAALMREHLDEEGVVQFLLKSFVDGEWRFNVPVLWDQYDQIVGWQAVPAWPHSTLFITGGNSPYVTEAYRDALLAQFPQAKAHVIAGAGHWVHAEKPDAVLRAIRRYLADINN